From Cannabis sativa cultivar Pink pepper isolate KNU-18-1 chromosome 8, ASM2916894v1, whole genome shotgun sequence, a single genomic window includes:
- the LOC115699715 gene encoding BTB/POZ domain and ankyrin repeat-containing protein NPR1, protein MENMNELTSSLSFASSSYISNGSSTCHNNVLVNTEPVQSLENLSLSKLSSSLEKLLIDKEFVEYTDAEIVVEGVPVSVHRCILASRSQFFHELFKKKNPDSVKEGKSRYLMSDLVPYGKVGVEAFDVFLNYLYTGTGKLKASPEEISTCVDENCAHDACPPAINYAVELMYASATFQMKELVLLVQRRLLNFVEKAYVEDVIPILVAAHHCQLKQLLLHSIERVAKSSLDDVVLEKELPLEVSSEIKLLRRKAQKEGGDDDDDEEQQDTAMENAVQLQDKRVGRILKALDSDDVELVELLLKESDITLDDAYALHYAVAYCDPKVVKEVLGLNLADVNLRNPRGLTVLHVAARRKEPSVIVALLDRGASPKDTTPDDQTAVTICRRLTRPKDYHENTCNGRTKRGEESNKDRICIDVLEREMRRSSIAANMSMETEPVGDDLVARLVYFENRVAFARLLFPAEARLAMEMADAHSTSMYTTSLSGSGGSNGNLKEVDLNERPAERTRRLRARLQALIKTVEKGRRFFPHCSEVLDNFLDYEIDMPDVYVLEKGTPEEQAKKKTRFIELKEDLQKAFSKDMENSRSGLSSSSSSSSSQKEAANNRVRKRNS, encoded by the exons ATGGAGAACATGAATGAACTAACATCATCCTTGAGCTTTGCCTCTTCTTCCTATATTTCCAATGGTTCAAGTACTTGTCACAATAATGTATTAGTCAATACTGAACCTGTGCAAAGTCTTGAGAATCTGAGTTTGAGCAAACTCAGTAGCAGTCTTGAGAAGCTTTTGATTGATAAAGAATTTGTTGAGTATACTGATGCTGAAATTGTGGTGGAGGGTGTTCCGGTTAGTGTTCATCGATGTATATTGGCTTCTAGGAGTCAGTTTTTTCACGAGCTTTTTAAGAAAAAGAATCCTGATTCAGTCAAGGAAGGAAAATCAAGATATCTCATGTCTGATTTAGTTCCATATGGAAAGGTTGGAGTTGAGGCCTTTGATGTTTTCTTGAACTATTTGTATACTGGAACTGGAAAGCTTAAGGCTTCACCAGAAGAAATTTCAACTTGTGTGGATGAAAACTGTGCTCATGATGCTTGTCCCCCTGCTATAAATTATGCTGTGGAATTAATGTATGCTTCTGCTACTTTCCAAATGAAAGAGCTTGTTTTGCTTGTTCAG CGTCGACTTTTGAACTTCGTCGAGAAAGCTTATGTAGAAGATGTAATCCCAATTCTTGTGGCTGCTCACCACTGCCAGCTGAAGCAGCTGCTCTTACATTCCATTGAGAGAGTGGCAAAGTCATCTCTAGATGATGTTGTTTTAGAGAAAGAGCTTCCTCTTGAAGTCTCTAGTGAAATCAAATTATTGCGACGAAAAGCTCAAAAAGAgggtggtgatgatgatgatgatgaagaacaACAAGATACTGCAATGGAGAATGCGGTTCAATTACAAGACAAGAGAGTTGGGAGAATCCTCAAAGCTTTGGACTCTGATGATGTTGAATTAGTTGAGCTTCTTCTTAAGGAATCTGATATTACACTTGATGATGCATATGCTCTCCACTATGCTGTTGCATACTGTGATCCTAAGGTTGTGAAGGAGGTTCTTGGTCTAAATTTGGCTGATGTCAATCTCAGAAATCCCAGAGGACTTACAGTGCTTCATGTGGCTGCAAGGCGCAAGGAACCATCAGTGATTGTAGCGCTTTTGGATCGAGGAGCCTCTCCCAAAGATACTACTCCTGATGATCAAACTGCTGTTACAATCTGCAGAAGGTTAACTAGGCCAAAGGATTATCATGAAAACACATGTAATGGACGTACAAAAAGGGGAGAGGAATCTAACAAAGACCGAATATGCATCGATGTTCTAGAGAGGGAGATGAGACGAAGCTCTATAGCTGCAAACATGTCAATGGAAACTGAGCCTGTTGGTGATGATTTGGTTGCAAGGCTTGTCTACTTTGAAAATAGAG TGGCATTTGCAAGACTGCTGTTCCCAGCTGAAGCCAGGCTAGCCATGGAGATGGCAGATGCTCACTCAACTTCAATGTACACAACAAGCCTTTCAGGATCAGGAGGCTCAAATGGAAACTTAAAGGAAGTTGATTTAAATGAAAGACCTGCTGAAAGGACAAGACGACTCAGAGCAAGATTGCAGGCCCTCATTAAAACAG TGGAAAAGGGTCGACGATTCTTCCCACACTGCTCGGAAGTTCTTGATAACTTTTTAGACTACGAAATAGACATGCCTGATGTCTATGTTCTAGAAAAAGGCACACCCGAGGAGCAGGCTAAGAAGAAGACGCGCTTCATTGAGCTGAAAGAGGATCTGCAAAAAGCTTTTTCGAAAGACATGGAAAACAGCCGGTCTGGCTTGTCGTCTtcatcctcttcttcctcttctcagAAGGAGGCTGCAAACAATAGGGTCCGAAAACGGAATAGTTAG
- the LOC115698972 gene encoding BTB/POZ domain and ankyrin repeat-containing protein NPR2, with protein MSMATEPVIAIDGDDLVARLLYFENRVAFARLLLPVEAKEAMEIIDMEDSDSGSKGSSGDLKGADLNETPVERTQRLQSRLHLLITAVEKGRLHFPHCSEVLNNFLDYEIEKHEHDDAFFPDKGTPEEQAKKKMLFLDLKQDLHKAFCKDIAQNNHPPPPPPASSSSFSS; from the exons ATGTCAATGGCAACAGAGCCTGTAATAGCAATAGATGGTGATGATTTGGTTGCAAGACTCCTCTACTTTGAAAACAGAG TGGCATTTGCAAGGCTGCTTCTTCCAGTTGAAGCCAAAGAAGCAATGGAGATTATAGATATGGAAGATTCTGATTCAGGATCTAAAGGGTCAAGTGGGGATTTAAAGGGTGCTGATTTGAATGAAACACCTGTTGAAAGAACCCAAAGACTCCAATCAAGGTTGCACCTCCTCATTACAGCAG TGGAAAAGGGCCGACTACACTTCCCTCATTGCTCAGAAGTTCTTAATAACTTTTTAGACTACGAAATAGAGAAGCATGAACATGATGATGCCTTTTTTCCTGATAAGGGCACCCCAGAAGAGCAAGCAAAGAAGAAGATGCTGTTCTTGGATCTCAAACAGGATCTTCACAAAGCATTTTGTAAGGACATTGCACAAAACAACcaccctcctcctcctcctcctgcTTCGTCATCATCTTTTTCATCCTAA